The genomic DNA TCGCGGGAGGAGGCCACGCTGGTCGTACGCGTCCTGCGCGACCGTGAGGCGGCCGGCCGGAACCCGCAGCGGGTACGGCACGGCGGGGTCGCCGAGGCCGGGCTGACGCTGGACGTCCTGCGGGTCCTGGACGTGGTGCGCCCGGTGTGGGAGAAGGGCGGCGGGCCGGTGCACGAGCTCATCCACACCGATCTCGCGGCGGGCGGCGACCTGGTCCGCTCGATCTCCGCCTACCTCGACGCCTCGGGGGACATCGGCCGGGCGGCCCGGCGGCTCGTACTGCATCCGAACACCCTGCGGTACCGGCTGCGCCGTGCCCGAGAACGGTTCGGCGTCGATCTCGACGACCCCGACACGCGGTTGATCATCACCTTGGCCGTGCGCCTCGTCGGGCGGTTCTGACCACGCGACCTTGAACGTGCGGACAAAGGTCACCGTCCGCTTTGGAGCCTGGAACAAAGACGCAGAGGGGTGCTGTGACCGAATCTCGTCCTAGTCGGTTCTGAAATTGCTTCTGTCCATCTTTATATGGATACGTGGCGTGATGATGTCAGGAGACTCGGACGTGATCCCCAGCAGTGCCACGGTCCCCCCCGGCCAGGCCCGGCCGCCCGCCGACCGGGTCGCCGACGTGGTCCGCCACGCCGTTCACGCCGGGCTCCTGGGGGAGTCCCAGCCCGTCGCCGGCTTCGTCGACGCCGACGGCGTACGCGATTCGGTCGCGGCCCTGCAGGACGCCTTCGCCGGAACGCCGCAGGTGCTCCACACCTTCGCCGCCAAGGCCGCCTCCCTGATACCCGTTCTGCGGCTGCTCGCCGACTGCGGCATGGGATGCGAGGTGGCGAGTCCCGGCGAGCTCCGGATCGCCCTTGACGCCGGATTCGCGCCCTCGCAGATCGTCTTCGACTCCCCCGCCAAGACGCGTGAGGAGATCCGGCAGGCCCTCGTCCTCGGTGTGGCGCTCAACGCCGACAGCTTCGCCGAGCTGCGCCGGATCGACGAACTGCGGCCGGAGGACTCGGCCTCCGTCATCGGGCTCCGTGTCAACCCGCAGGTCGGCACCGGCTCCATCGGCGCGATGAGCACCGCCACCGCCACCTCCAAGTTCGGTGTGGCGCTACGCGACCCCGGGGTGCGCGAGGACATCGTGCGAGCCTTCGCCGAGCGCCCCTGGCTGACCCGCCTGCACGCTCATGTCGGCTCCCAGGGCTGCCCGCTGGAGCTCATCGCGGCGGGCATCGCGGAGACGTACCGGCTCGCCGAGGACGTCAACAGCGCACTGGGGACCCGGCGGATCACGAGCCTCGACATCGGAGGCGGGCTTCCCGTCAACTTCGCCGACGACGGCGTCCGGCCGACCTTCGCCGCGTATGTGGCGGCGTTGCGAGCCGCCGTTCCCGGCCTCTTCGACGGCCGATACGCGCTGGTCACGGAGTTCGGGCGGTCCCTGCTGGCCAAGAACGGCTTCATCGGCGCGCTGGTGGAGTACACCAAGGACGCGGGCGGCCGCCGCATCGCCATCACCCACGCGGGTGCGCAGGTCGCCACCCGGACCGTCCTCATGCCGGACTCCTGGCCGCTGCGGGTCGGAACGTTCGACCCCGGCGGCAGGCCCAAGGACGGTCCCCGGCTGGCACAGGACATCGCGGGACCGTGCTGTTTCGCCGGCGACGTGGTGGCGCACGCCCGGGAGCTTCCGGAACTGCGGGAGGGCGACATCGTCGTGCTGTACGACACCGGGGCGTACTACTTCTCCACGCCCTGGTCCTACAACAGCCTGCCGCGACCGGCCGTCTACGGCTTCACGATCTCGCAGGGCGGCGCCGTACGGCTGGCGCCGGTACGGCAGGCCGAGTCGCTCGACGACATCGCGGCGGCGAGCGGACTGGCATATGCCGACTCGCTGCGCGAACTCCACGACGATCAGAGCCTGCGCGACGGATCCCCGATCGTCCTGAAGGATCTGCGATGAGGTCGGCCGGCACCGGGCCGGCCCCGGTGAAGGCTCCGGCGAAGGGGCCTGTCACGATCGCCCGGCGAGTCGTCCCCGCGGCGGTCGCCCTCGTCCTCAGCCTCGTCGTGGGCATCGTCACGGACGGCCCCACCGTATGGGGCCTCCTGCCGGTCGCCCTGTACGCCGTGCTCTCACTGACCGGCACGGACCTGGTGGCGGTCACCGCGGTCTCGCTCGTCAGCGCCGTGCTCGTGGCCCTTCCCCCGGTGGCGGACGCCGCCGGTGTCCTCGGCGCGTCCGTCAGCGACCCTGTCACGATCATCGGCCTGATCATCGTGCTCGGTTCGGCGGTCGGCGAGATCCTGCGCGTCACCGGGGTGGCCGACGCCATGGTGCGCGGGATTCTGCGTGTCGCCGGAGGCCGCGGCCACACGGCGCTCATGTACGCCATGATGATCGCCTGCCTGGTCCTGGTCACCAGCCTCGGCAC from Streptosporangium sp. NBC_01756 includes the following:
- a CDS encoding diaminopimelate decarboxylase, translated to MIPSSATVPPGQARPPADRVADVVRHAVHAGLLGESQPVAGFVDADGVRDSVAALQDAFAGTPQVLHTFAAKAASLIPVLRLLADCGMGCEVASPGELRIALDAGFAPSQIVFDSPAKTREEIRQALVLGVALNADSFAELRRIDELRPEDSASVIGLRVNPQVGTGSIGAMSTATATSKFGVALRDPGVREDIVRAFAERPWLTRLHAHVGSQGCPLELIAAGIAETYRLAEDVNSALGTRRITSLDIGGGLPVNFADDGVRPTFAAYVAALRAAVPGLFDGRYALVTEFGRSLLAKNGFIGALVEYTKDAGGRRIAITHAGAQVATRTVLMPDSWPLRVGTFDPGGRPKDGPRLAQDIAGPCCFAGDVVAHARELPELREGDIVVLYDTGAYYFSTPWSYNSLPRPAVYGFTISQGGAVRLAPVRQAESLDDIAAASGLAYADSLRELHDDQSLRDGSPIVLKDLR